Below is a genomic region from Candidatus Delongbacteria bacterium.
AAACTTATGAACCAACGATTTGGAAACTTCATAAGCAAATAAACAAGTATCACTTATAAATATGCTTATAATAGTACTGCTAATTTCACCAGGTCCTTGACCCTGTTCACCAAATATATTCAAAAAATTGCCTTTTTTATCAAACTTGCATATTCTTTTGGTATTGGACATAAATATATTTGAATCATTATCAAAAGCAAATATTACAGGAGTAAAATCTTGAAAAGCAACATTAAAATTTGGATCAAAATTAATCGTGAAAATAGAATCTAATTGTAATACAATACTGCTATCTGGTTGAGTATTGTATATTTTTTCAATGCTGGCACCATCATTAGTTTTAATATCATTACCTGAACAACTATACAAGACAAATAAAGTCACCGTTACAAATGTATAATATATAGTTTTCATATTTTAACCCCTCGATAATTTAAATCTTGTGAAAAAGCTAATAGTCATAATAAAGATCACATTATAATAATCTGATTCCAAGATTACTATTATAGTAGAACATTTTAGAGTCAATAAGTTTATTTTTTTGATTGATTTTTAAAGTATACGAGCCAGTTAATAAAGCTGTGGCATCAATAAAAAAATCGTTATTGCCAATTGAATATTCAGAAATAAATGTAACAAACTCCATTTTATCCTGTGAGTTAACTAGTGAGATATTGAGTGACTTGTTATTTTGATCGATAATGTGATATTGTATTTTTATAGTTTTAGTTGAAAAATCAAAATCAATATTTCCAAACGAAACATTATATTTATTGTTCGATACTCTCTTTGAATAATAATACTCTATACCAGCTAATAAAAACTGAAACAATAAAACAATAATCAACTTAAAAACAGCACTTGACACATCTATTTTTGATGTAAAATAATTCGTAGTAATCCACAATAGTAAACTTAATATAGCCCAAAAATATCCTTCAAACTTTGATCTTGCTTTACCTAGATTATAGAAAGTTCCTACTGAGACAATCAAAAAGAAAATAACAATTAATGTAAGCATAGGATTCTCAATTTTATTTATTAATACTTTACTGACTCATTACGAATCATACCTCATTCAATATTACAGTATAATGTAATTTAATGATTTTACAACAACTTTTTTATTTTTAGGTTAGCAGTGAATTTAGATTCCTGTTCGATTTCTAAAAACATCATAATATATCAAGTTTTTTGGTATCTACATTTCTCCAAGAAAGTCTTTTTCTACTCTGTAGCTAATTTCTCACCCGCTTACTTTTCAATAAATTCTAAAATATCTACTAATTTTTCTGCATAGAAATCGTAATTGTTATAATTCTCTTTAGTTTTTTCTCCATAACCACTACCCACAAGAATTGTTTTCATACCGACAGCTTTACCAGCTTCAATATCAGATTTTTTGTCACCAATCATGTATGATTTTTCTAAATCAATAGAAAATTTTTTAACGGCTTCAATTATCATTCCAGGCTTAGGTTTTCTACAATCGCAATCAATTTTGTACTTTCCTAATGCTTTTTCAGGATGATGAGGACAAAAGTAGAAATCATCGAAGGAGAATCCATATTCTTTAGTCATTTCATTTACATGACGGTGCAAACTATTAACATCGTCTTCACTATAATATCCTCTCCCAACGCCTGATTGATTTGAAACAACAATAAGTAAATAACCTAGTTGTTTACATTTTGAAAGGGTTTCTAGAACAGTATCTTCAAATACAAACTTTTCAGAATGATGAAGATAGTCAACCTCAATATTGATTGTTCCATCCCGATCCAAAAAGATAGCTTTATTCATAGCTAATCTCTTGTTATATCTTTTAGAGGAATTGAAGGGAATTCCTTTACAAATATTTCGCCCAGAGAGGAACTTAATCTTAACTCTCTGATTTTAGTGTTTTTATTCAAACCAGAAAATACGATATATCCACTGTAACTACTTC
It encodes:
- the gmhB gene encoding D-glycero-beta-D-manno-heptose 1,7-bisphosphate 7-phosphatase, producing MNKAIFLDRDGTINIEVDYLHHSEKFVFEDTVLETLSKCKQLGYLLIVVSNQSGVGRGYYSEDDVNSLHRHVNEMTKEYGFSFDDFYFCPHHPEKALGKYKIDCDCRKPKPGMIIEAVKKFSIDLEKSYMIGDKKSDIEAGKAVGMKTILVGSGYGEKTKENYNNYDFYAEKLVDILEFIEK